From a single Candidatus Delongbacteria bacterium genomic region:
- a CDS encoding ABC-2 transporter permease: MKAFLMLIRRELWEHRMLTFVPAFITVLSLLGVLIMFFLPSRLQTGMQMDGRAQIQMDLREGHNYSFKTDDFSVKQLVLLYDRLPEDTRGLLINGALHGLAAGFLPLMLILIVSYLLDCLYKERKDRSVLFWKSLPISDRDTVLSKLITGLIVVPLITLLAIMILQLLVMSLASVVALVCGASIWGSVWGPAEPLRIWLTGIQLWGVLLLYYMPLATWMLLASAWARKSPFLHAVAPVIVLALAEKIILGSDRFIEWIMEWMAGGVAVLANGSVTRYAHTLSFGVSNLGSFMTQPSIYVGLLVSVGFLLATIRVRRWRELG, encoded by the coding sequence ATGAAAGCCTTCCTGATGCTCATTCGGCGCGAACTCTGGGAGCATCGCATGCTCACCTTCGTGCCCGCGTTCATCACCGTGTTGTCCCTGCTGGGTGTGCTGATCATGTTCTTCCTGCCCTCGCGTCTGCAGACGGGAATGCAGATGGACGGGCGTGCCCAGATTCAGATGGATCTGCGTGAAGGACACAATTACAGTTTCAAGACGGATGATTTCTCGGTGAAGCAACTGGTGCTGCTGTATGACCGGTTGCCCGAAGACACCCGTGGCCTGCTGATCAACGGTGCGCTGCATGGCCTGGCGGCGGGGTTCCTGCCTCTGATGCTGATCCTGATTGTGTCGTACCTGCTGGACTGCCTGTACAAGGAACGCAAGGATCGCAGCGTGCTCTTCTGGAAATCGCTGCCGATCTCCGACCGTGACACGGTGCTGTCCAAGCTGATTACCGGCCTGATCGTGGTGCCGCTGATCACCTTGCTGGCCATCATGATCCTTCAGCTGCTGGTGATGTCGCTGGCCTCGGTCGTGGCGCTGGTCTGTGGTGCGTCCATCTGGGGATCGGTGTGGGGTCCGGCAGAACCGCTGCGGATCTGGCTCACTGGCATCCAGTTGTGGGGCGTCCTGCTGCTCTATTACATGCCCCTGGCAACCTGGATGCTGCTGGCCTCGGCCTGGGCGCGAAAGAGTCCTTTCCTGCATGCGGTGGCACCTGTCATCGTGCTGGCCCTGGCCGAGAAAATCATCCTGGGCAGCGACCGCTTCATCGAATGGATCATGGAGTGGATGGCGGGGGGAGTCGCCGTTCTCGCGAACGGCAGCGTGACACGCTATGCCCACACTCTGAGTTTTGGAGTGAGCAATCTGGGGAGTTTCATGACCCAGCCATCGATTTACGTTGGACTGCTGGTCAGTGTCGGATTCCTGCTGGCAACCATCCGGGTCCGTCGCTGGCGCGAACTGGGTTGA
- a CDS encoding class I SAM-dependent methyltransferase, producing the protein MRGQHGRELYDLAELYDVAYDWDTTRELVFYLECFEQFGGRPPQHVLEPACGTGRNLLGMARLGCRTTGYDINPHTLEYARRSLSAEGLEGWARLLEGDMASFRLPERFDGAFLSINSFRYLVEDADIESHLRHTRAMLRKRGVYIIDFSYGMPPGMATIDCSWENHRGDLELKILWETEEFDAQGISQETCTVTETRPGQPQQVHRTIHRTRLWREEAFLEMIDRCGFELRGVLDMDQEPIANETPLDGRLENLYHVLQRID; encoded by the coding sequence ATGCGCGGACAACATGGACGGGAGCTGTACGACCTGGCCGAACTGTACGACGTGGCCTACGACTGGGACACCACGCGCGAGCTGGTCTTTTATCTGGAGTGTTTCGAGCAGTTTGGCGGACGCCCGCCCCAGCATGTGCTGGAACCGGCCTGCGGAACGGGTCGCAACCTGCTGGGCATGGCCCGGCTGGGGTGCCGCACCACAGGGTACGACATCAACCCCCACACGCTCGAGTATGCGCGACGCTCCCTGAGCGCGGAAGGTCTCGAAGGCTGGGCCCGCCTGCTCGAAGGCGACATGGCCAGCTTCAGGTTGCCCGAGCGCTTCGACGGCGCATTCCTGTCCATCAACAGCTTCCGCTACCTGGTGGAAGACGCGGACATCGAGTCCCACCTGCGCCACACACGGGCCATGCTGCGCAAGCGTGGTGTATACATCATTGATTTCAGCTATGGCATGCCGCCGGGCATGGCAACCATTGACTGCAGCTGGGAAAACCACCGCGGCGATCTTGAACTGAAGATTCTCTGGGAAACGGAGGAGTTTGACGCGCAGGGCATCTCACAGGAAACCTGCACGGTCACCGAAACCCGCCCCGGTCAGCCGCAACAGGTTCACCGGACCATTCACCGCACACGGCTCTGGCGCGAAGAGGCCTTTCTGGAGATGATCGATCGCTGTGGCTTCGAGCTGCGGGGCGTGCTGGACATGGATCAGGAACCCATCGCCAACGAGACCCCGCTGGACGGGCGCCTCGAGAACCTGTATCACGTGCTTCAGCGCATCGACTGA
- a CDS encoding GntR family transcriptional regulator: protein MQIQWQSDQPIYRQLRERMVQMILDGLLAEGEALPGVRKVAAELQLNPLTVMKGYQELVEEQIVEKKRGLGMFVREGAREQLLANERERFLSEDWPRILARIESLGLRQEDLLAGVKGGAR from the coding sequence ATGCAAATCCAGTGGCAATCCGATCAGCCCATCTACCGCCAGCTGCGGGAACGGATGGTACAGATGATTCTGGATGGCCTGCTGGCGGAAGGAGAAGCGTTGCCCGGTGTGCGCAAGGTGGCCGCCGAACTGCAGCTGAATCCTCTGACCGTCATGAAGGGCTACCAGGAGCTTGTGGAGGAACAGATCGTGGAGAAGAAACGTGGACTGGGCATGTTCGTGCGTGAAGGCGCCAGGGAGCAACTGCTGGCCAACGAGCGCGAGCGCTTTCTGAGCGAGGACTGGCCGCGCATCCTGGCCCGTATCGAATCGTTGGGCTTGCGGCAGGAAGACCTGCTGGCCGGAGTGAAGGGAGGCGCACGATGA
- a CDS encoding glycerophosphodiester phosphodiesterase → MSNNPCMILAHRGAHGGAPENTLRAIRGSLAAGAQALEIDVQAVADTLLVFHDRRLERRTDGNGLLAEHSPEVLRRLDAGGGERIPLLEEVLALVKGEALLNVELKGPRTAAPVARMLLECLSTGPWRREQLLVSSFNHRELRLFAELAPAIPLALLCEGVLNDVVATARSLGAGAVNLSVDFADPALIAEIQRAGLLVNVYTVNHPEDMRLLLRAGVNGLVTDELELAQRECLQQGREIWSMPGKAGPAL, encoded by the coding sequence ATGTCAAACAACCCATGCATGATCCTTGCTCATCGGGGTGCCCATGGAGGTGCTCCGGAGAATACACTCCGGGCCATCCGGGGCTCGCTGGCGGCGGGTGCCCAGGCCCTTGAAATCGACGTCCAGGCCGTGGCCGATACACTGCTGGTGTTTCACGACCGGCGTCTGGAGCGGCGCACCGATGGCAACGGTCTGCTCGCGGAGCACAGCCCCGAAGTCCTGCGGCGCCTGGATGCGGGTGGAGGAGAGCGCATTCCATTGCTTGAAGAGGTGCTCGCGCTGGTGAAGGGCGAAGCCCTGCTGAACGTGGAGTTGAAAGGGCCCAGGACGGCGGCTCCGGTGGCACGGATGCTGCTGGAGTGCCTGAGCACGGGCCCCTGGCGGCGCGAGCAATTGCTGGTGTCTTCCTTCAATCATCGTGAGCTGCGCCTCTTTGCGGAACTGGCCCCCGCGATTCCACTGGCCCTGCTCTGCGAGGGTGTACTCAATGATGTGGTGGCTACCGCCCGCAGCCTGGGGGCCGGTGCGGTGAACCTGTCGGTGGACTTCGCCGACCCCGCGCTGATTGCCGAGATCCAGCGCGCGGGCTTGCTGGTGAACGTGTACACCGTGAACCATCCCGAGGACATGCGGCTGCTGCTGCGCGCCGGAGTCAACGGTCTGGTCACCGACGAGCTGGAACTGGCGCAGCGCGAGTGTCTGCAGCAGGGGCGCGAAATCTGGTCCATGCCGGGCAAGGCCGGCCCCGCGCTCTGA
- a CDS encoding ABC transporter ATP-binding protein, translating into MSSVIHAQGLGKSYGKFRALDSVDLEIGEGRIVGLIGPNGAGKTTLLNAVLGLSTYEGELSVLGHNPMSERDTLMRDVCFIADVAVMPGWMRVSQALEFVAQTHPRFDRQKAESFLATTEIKRKSRIRTLSKGMKTQLHLALAMAIDARLLVLDEPTLGLDILYRKEFYSRLLNEYFESTRTILVTTHQVEEVEHILSDLIFIRKGKLILNCPMEDVAEQFVEVLVTPDRTDVARSLAPIHEQEVFGRRLMLFRGRRREELVTLGEMRTPGVADLFVALMKGDQA; encoded by the coding sequence ATGAGCTCCGTGATCCACGCCCAGGGGCTGGGCAAGAGCTACGGAAAATTCCGGGCACTGGACTCGGTGGACCTGGAGATTGGCGAAGGGCGCATCGTGGGTCTGATCGGCCCGAACGGCGCAGGCAAGACCACCCTGCTCAACGCGGTCCTCGGTCTCAGCACCTACGAAGGGGAGCTGAGCGTGCTGGGGCACAATCCCATGAGCGAGCGCGACACCCTGATGCGCGACGTCTGTTTCATCGCCGACGTGGCGGTCATGCCGGGCTGGATGCGCGTGAGCCAGGCACTGGAGTTCGTGGCACAGACCCATCCTCGTTTCGATCGGCAGAAAGCGGAGAGTTTTCTGGCCACCACCGAGATCAAGCGCAAATCGAGGATCCGCACTCTCTCGAAGGGCATGAAGACCCAGTTGCATCTGGCACTGGCCATGGCCATCGACGCCCGCCTGCTGGTGCTGGACGAGCCGACTCTGGGTCTGGACATCCTGTACCGCAAGGAATTCTACTCGCGCCTGCTGAACGAGTATTTCGAATCGACGCGCACGATCCTGGTCACCACCCACCAGGTGGAAGAAGTGGAACACATTCTCAGCGACCTGATCTTCATTCGCAAGGGCAAGCTGATTCTGAACTGCCCGATGGAGGATGTGGCCGAACAGTTCGTGGAGGTGCTGGTGACCCCCGACCGCACCGACGTGGCCCGCAGTCTGGCGCCGATTCACGAACAGGAAGTGTTCGGCAGGCGACTGATGCTCTTCAGGGGCCGCCGCCGCGAGGAGCTGGTGACTTTGGGCGAAATGCGCACGCCGGGTGTGGCCGACCTTTTCGTGGCCTTGATGAAAGGAGATCAGGCATGA
- a CDS encoding zinc ribbon domain-containing protein, with translation MPTYEYRCSSCGHRLEAFQSMSDAALTSCPTCHTETLERLISGGGGIVFKGSGFYQTDYKSGGSKADKDGSSDSGDSGKSGGGCGSGCACC, from the coding sequence ATGCCCACCTATGAGTATCGCTGCAGCAGTTGTGGCCACCGCCTGGAAGCCTTTCAATCCATGAGCGATGCGGCCCTGACAAGTTGCCCGACCTGCCATACCGAGACTCTGGAACGACTGATCTCGGGCGGCGGCGGAATCGTCTTCAAGGGGTCCGGATTCTACCAGACCGACTACAAGAGTGGCGGGTCCAAAGCGGACAAGGACGGCTCATCCGACAGTGGCGATTCCGGCAAGTCCGGGGGCGGCTGCGGAAGTGGGTGTGCCTGCTGCTGA
- a CDS encoding response regulator: MNFTIFVIRLAEALLSAPPGETSSTLHSALETLASAIDMERAGIHLENEGGDFVRDPELCCGDELAIPRVFKKEWLQDDVFAPILEGTPVLLANLGNDGAEDSLPARLADHGVRTLFLLPLRREQHVVGLLCLERSTAISRWDNLDSPGLALLSGVISAAIERIRSEERLSSLEAGYRELFNSVSDPIYIQDAQGRFVDVNMGAVRIYGYPREYFLGKTPEFISAPGRNDMNSVIQHVMAALNGEFRRFEFWGIDSSGRVFPKEVSLYPGRYNGEPAIFAFATIISERKSREEALRIEDERSLHARKLESLGVLAGGIAHDFNNLLQTIMGNAELAADEQMAGSASALYLRDVIQASNHAADLCRQMLAYSGKGQFQLGIVDLGAEVHTIARILESARKPGTRLLLELDSDPVVIHADVAQVRQVLMNLLTNAMEALGEDSGEVRIRTWNQVLDPAELENVYFAAEAQPGKFACLEVGDTGSGMDEDTLGRLFDPFFTTKILGRGLGLSAVLGIMRSHGGMIRVQSQPDRGTRFQVMFPAHGQASPDMLPPQRDSGSNSSALRVLLADDQAATRRICKRQLERQGHHVEDAEDGAQAWTLFQKDPASWSLILLDLGMPGLSGDQVLRRIHAIRPELPAILMSGYDEEDAVSKIGDDPRTRFLQKPFTGAQLAGCIATLLEPR, translated from the coding sequence ATGAACTTCACCATTTTCGTGATCCGCCTGGCCGAAGCCCTGCTCTCGGCACCCCCGGGTGAGACATCCTCGACTCTGCACTCGGCGCTGGAGACCCTGGCCAGTGCGATCGACATGGAGCGCGCCGGAATTCATCTTGAAAACGAGGGCGGGGACTTCGTGCGTGACCCCGAGCTGTGCTGCGGAGACGAGCTGGCGATTCCGCGGGTCTTCAAGAAGGAGTGGCTTCAGGACGACGTGTTCGCGCCCATCCTTGAAGGCACGCCCGTGCTGCTGGCCAATCTTGGCAATGACGGCGCCGAGGACAGCCTCCCGGCTCGCCTGGCCGACCATGGTGTGCGCACGCTGTTCCTGCTTCCGCTGCGGCGAGAGCAGCACGTGGTCGGTCTGCTGTGCCTCGAGCGCAGCACGGCGATCTCCAGATGGGACAATCTGGACAGTCCGGGGCTGGCGCTGCTCTCCGGTGTGATTTCAGCGGCCATCGAGCGCATCCGCTCCGAAGAACGGCTCTCCAGCCTGGAAGCCGGTTATCGTGAGCTGTTCAACAGTGTCTCGGACCCGATCTACATCCAGGACGCCCAGGGCCGTTTCGTGGATGTGAACATGGGGGCTGTCCGGATCTACGGTTATCCCAGGGAGTACTTCCTGGGCAAGACACCGGAGTTCATTTCCGCTCCGGGCCGGAATGACATGAATTCCGTGATCCAGCATGTGATGGCTGCGCTGAATGGCGAATTCCGGCGCTTCGAGTTCTGGGGCATCGACAGCAGCGGGCGTGTCTTTCCCAAGGAGGTCAGCCTGTACCCCGGGCGCTACAACGGAGAGCCCGCGATCTTCGCCTTCGCCACCATCATCAGTGAGCGCAAGAGCCGGGAAGAAGCCCTGCGCATCGAGGATGAGCGCTCGCTGCATGCCCGCAAGCTGGAAAGCCTGGGAGTCCTGGCGGGCGGGATCGCCCATGATTTCAACAACCTGTTGCAGACCATCATGGGCAATGCCGAGCTGGCCGCCGATGAGCAGATGGCGGGATCGGCCAGTGCACTGTATCTGCGGGACGTGATCCAGGCTTCCAATCATGCGGCGGATCTTTGCCGGCAGATGCTGGCCTATTCGGGCAAGGGGCAATTCCAGCTGGGCATTGTGGACCTGGGCGCGGAAGTACACACGATCGCCCGGATTCTCGAGTCGGCGCGCAAGCCGGGAACTCGCCTCCTGCTGGAGCTGGACAGCGATCCCGTCGTGATCCATGCCGATGTGGCGCAGGTGCGCCAGGTTCTGATGAATCTGCTGACCAATGCCATGGAAGCTCTGGGCGAAGACTCCGGGGAAGTACGGATACGCACCTGGAATCAGGTGCTGGATCCGGCGGAGCTGGAGAATGTCTATTTCGCGGCGGAAGCGCAGCCCGGCAAGTTCGCCTGCCTGGAGGTGGGCGACACGGGAAGCGGCATGGACGAAGACACGCTTGGGCGCCTGTTCGATCCCTTCTTCACCACCAAGATCCTCGGTCGCGGTCTGGGACTGTCCGCCGTGCTGGGCATCATGCGATCCCATGGGGGCATGATTCGTGTCCAGAGTCAACCGGACCGTGGCACTCGCTTCCAGGTGATGTTTCCGGCCCATGGCCAGGCATCGCCGGACATGCTGCCGCCGCAACGGGATTCCGGGAGCAACTCGAGTGCACTGCGGGTCCTGCTTGCGGATGACCAGGCGGCCACGCGCCGGATCTGCAAGCGCCAGTTGGAGCGCCAGGGCCATCATGTCGAGGATGCTGAAGATGGCGCCCAGGCCTGGACCCTTTTCCAGAAGGACCCGGCAAGCTGGTCGCTGATCCTGCTGGACCTTGGCATGCCGGGCCTGAGTGGCGACCAGGTGCTCAGGCGCATCCATGCGATCCGGCCCGAACTGCCGGCAATCCTGATGAGCGGATACGACGAGGAGGATGCGGTGTCGAAGATCGGTGATGACCCGCGGACCCGCTTCCTGCAGAAACCCTTCACCGGAGCGCAGTTGGCCGGCTGCATCGCCACGCTCCTGGAACCCCGATGA